A single window of Acidimicrobiia bacterium DNA harbors:
- the mraZ gene encoding division/cell wall cluster transcriptional repressor MraZ encodes MFLGEFQHSLDTKGRVILPARYRDQLAEGAYVTKGRGGCLSVFTQEDFEEVASQVRDQSKRGAKELNAARVFFSGAQEVKPDKQGRVALPQNLREYAGLSREVVVAGVFSRIEIWDRDRWLELDRVGAQALTDSDDLPEFGI; translated from the coding sequence ATGTTCCTGGGGGAGTTCCAGCACTCCCTGGATACGAAGGGCCGGGTGATCCTGCCGGCCCGGTACCGGGACCAGCTCGCCGAGGGGGCCTACGTCACCAAGGGCCGAGGGGGTTGTCTCTCGGTGTTCACGCAGGAGGATTTTGAAGAGGTGGCGAGCCAGGTGCGCGACCAGTCGAAGCGAGGTGCGAAGGAGCTCAACGCCGCCCGCGTCTTCTTCAGCGGCGCGCAAGAAGTCAAGCCCGACAAGCAGGGTCGGGTCGCACTTCCGCAGAACCTGCGTGAATACGCCGGTCTCAGCCGCGAGGTGGTCGTCGCGGGTGTGTTCTCCCGGATCGAGATCTGGGACCGAGACCGGTGGCTCGAGCTCGACCGAGTGGGTGCACAGGCACTGACCGATTCCGACGACCTGCCGGAATTCGGGATCTAA
- a CDS encoding HNH endonuclease codes for MEEPIRLGRALLLNASFEPLCVVPMRRAVVLVLKEKAEIIARNGAELRSERMSFPVPAVIRLHHFVRVPYRSRVPLSRRAVFARDGHRCQYCNRAAENIDHVVPRSRGGPHSWDNVVASCRACNARKEDRMLADSGLHLRRQPREPHANLWVVATAGALDPAWEPYLPAALLH; via the coding sequence GTGGAGGAACCGATCCGCTTGGGAAGAGCGCTCTTGCTCAACGCGAGCTTCGAGCCGTTGTGCGTGGTGCCGATGCGCCGGGCCGTCGTGCTCGTGCTCAAGGAGAAAGCTGAGATCATCGCGCGCAACGGCGCCGAGCTCCGGAGCGAGCGCATGTCCTTCCCGGTCCCGGCGGTGATCCGGCTCCACCATTTCGTTCGGGTGCCGTACCGCAGCCGCGTGCCGCTCTCCCGGCGCGCGGTGTTCGCGCGTGATGGGCACCGCTGCCAATACTGCAACCGGGCGGCCGAGAACATCGACCACGTCGTGCCGCGGTCGCGCGGCGGCCCGCATTCGTGGGACAACGTGGTCGCGTCGTGCAGGGCGTGCAACGCGCGCAAGGAAGATCGGATGCTCGCCGACAGCGGACTCCACCTCCGGCGCCAACCGCGCGAGCCACATGCGAACCTGTGGGTCGTCGCGACCGCCGGCGCCCTCGATCCTGCGTGGGAGCCCTACCTCCCGGCGGCCCTCCTTCACTGA
- a CDS encoding MoxR family ATPase, which translates to MVQPATAPSRDTSFGRLFSALVANIERVIQGKREPIHLALVCLMAEGHLLIEDVPGVGKTSLAKAIARSIGGTYKRIQFTPDLLPSDVTGVSVWNRGNDDFEFRPGSVFANVVLADEINRASPKTQSALLEAMEERQVTVDAHTYRLPHPFMVIATQNPIELEGTYPLPEAQLDRFLMRIPMGYPNRDAELAILETQGERTHRADELQPVVTAAEVADASALVGGVHIAPELRAYVLDLVDMSRRRPDLMLGVSPRGSLAIQRAARALAASHGRTFVIPDDVKRVVPAVIEHRVLVTPDAQLRGVTSGDVVDGILASVPVPGATGA; encoded by the coding sequence GTGGTTCAGCCCGCGACCGCGCCGAGCCGCGATACGTCGTTCGGCCGCTTGTTCTCCGCGCTCGTCGCCAACATCGAGCGTGTCATCCAGGGGAAGCGGGAACCGATCCACCTTGCCCTGGTGTGCCTGATGGCCGAGGGCCACCTGCTCATCGAGGACGTCCCCGGTGTCGGGAAGACGTCGCTCGCAAAGGCGATCGCGCGGTCGATCGGTGGCACCTACAAGCGGATCCAGTTCACACCCGACCTCCTCCCCTCCGACGTGACCGGGGTATCGGTGTGGAACCGCGGCAACGACGACTTCGAGTTCCGACCGGGTAGCGTCTTCGCGAACGTGGTGCTCGCCGACGAGATCAACCGCGCGTCGCCGAAGACCCAGTCGGCTCTGCTCGAAGCGATGGAGGAACGCCAGGTCACCGTCGACGCGCACACCTACCGTCTCCCGCACCCGTTCATGGTGATCGCCACCCAGAACCCCATCGAGCTCGAGGGCACATACCCGTTGCCCGAAGCACAGCTCGACCGATTCCTCATGCGTATCCCGATGGGCTACCCGAACCGCGACGCCGAGCTCGCGATCCTCGAAACGCAGGGCGAACGCACGCACCGTGCCGACGAGCTCCAGCCTGTGGTGACCGCGGCGGAAGTGGCCGACGCGAGCGCGCTCGTCGGCGGTGTGCACATCGCGCCGGAGCTCCGCGCGTACGTGCTCGATCTCGTCGACATGTCGCGCCGGCGCCCCGACCTGATGCTGGGTGTGAGTCCGCGTGGTTCGCTCGCGATCCAGCGTGCCGCGCGGGCCCTCGCCGCGAGCCACGGCCGCACGTTCGTGATCCCGGACGACGTCAAGCGCGTCGTCCCCGCGGTCATCGAGCATCGTGTGCTCGTCACGCCCGATGCTCAGCTGCGCGGTGTCACGAGCGGTGACGTGGTCGACGGCATCCTCGCATCCGTGCCGGTACCGGGTGCCACCGGCGCCTGA
- a CDS encoding DUF58 domain-containing protein, with protein sequence MRGTSFRSVTLTRRGWSLVGAALGLVVGSFLLGTIEMLILGVAALALLVAVSWWLAAGQEPNLAIQRRVKPDRLHVGSDGRIDLRVENRGKRSSPLLVATDWFDEGRRAARFLVPPLQPGAAARAAYRVPTRRRGRYRVGPLAISASDPFGLARRDVPSVADSEVLVRPRVYDIVAPVAVGSRIAGDSDLPAPRAIASDLGDEFLTLREYELGDDLRRVHWRSTARTGELMIRQNEARWRSRAAVVLDVHPEAHDPESLEAAVEAVASIVTRLVRLQRRVEVATSAGEFLGFGGDPRHDVIDRLATVSSNATDRLAIVLENLATQRRADLVIAVLGRVGPDVVRVLGTLAGISVVAVLTQPVAITPTSSLAVVDASSAPFASAWNQAFTRSSRLQSRNTAWQRARASSLRSPSPR encoded by the coding sequence ATGCGCGGCACGTCGTTCCGTTCGGTCACCCTCACCCGCCGCGGGTGGTCACTCGTCGGCGCCGCGCTCGGGCTCGTCGTCGGGAGCTTCCTGCTCGGAACGATCGAGATGCTGATCCTCGGTGTCGCCGCGCTCGCGCTGCTCGTCGCTGTCAGCTGGTGGCTCGCCGCCGGGCAGGAGCCGAACCTCGCGATCCAGCGCCGCGTGAAGCCCGACCGCCTCCACGTGGGGTCCGACGGGCGGATCGACCTACGGGTAGAGAACCGCGGCAAGCGCTCGAGCCCGCTCCTCGTCGCCACGGACTGGTTCGACGAGGGGCGGCGGGCTGCACGCTTCCTCGTCCCCCCGCTCCAGCCCGGCGCCGCCGCACGCGCCGCCTACCGGGTCCCCACCCGCCGCCGGGGCCGCTACCGGGTTGGCCCGCTCGCGATCTCGGCAAGCGACCCATTCGGCCTCGCCCGCCGCGACGTGCCGAGCGTGGCCGACAGCGAGGTGCTCGTGCGCCCCCGCGTCTACGACATCGTGGCCCCCGTCGCGGTGGGCAGCCGCATTGCCGGCGACAGCGACCTGCCCGCGCCGCGCGCGATCGCCAGCGACCTCGGCGACGAGTTCCTCACGCTACGCGAGTACGAGCTCGGCGACGACCTGCGCCGCGTGCACTGGCGCTCCACCGCGCGGACCGGTGAGCTGATGATCCGTCAGAACGAAGCGCGCTGGCGTTCCCGTGCCGCGGTCGTGCTCGATGTGCATCCCGAGGCCCACGATCCCGAGTCGCTCGAGGCAGCGGTGGAGGCCGTCGCCTCGATCGTGACGCGCCTCGTCAGGCTTCAGCGCCGCGTCGAGGTCGCCACGAGCGCGGGCGAGTTTCTCGGCTTCGGAGGCGATCCGCGCCACGATGTGATCGACCGCCTCGCCACGGTCTCGTCGAACGCGACCGACCGCTTGGCGATCGTGCTCGAGAACCTGGCCACCCAGCGCCGTGCCGACCTCGTGATCGCGGTGCTCGGACGCGTCGGTCCCGACGTCGTCCGCGTCCTCGGCACGCTCGCCGGCATCAGCGTCGTCGCCGTGCTCACCCAGCCCGTCGCGATCACGCCGACGAGCTCGCTCGCGGTCGTCGACGCGTCGAGCGCGCCGTTCGCGTCGGCGTGGAACCAGGCGTTCACCCGCTCATCTCGTCTGCAATCAAGGAACACGGCATGGCAACGCGCGCGCGCGTCGTCGCTCCGTTCGCCCTCGCCGCGCTGA
- a CDS encoding DUF3488 and transglutaminase-like domain-containing protein, with protein sequence MATRARVVAPFALAALSTAAALSLSRVFDSGRFVLPVLGAALIPHAVGALARRLRWSTAIWLVLVVVALAGYIVWVLAPSTTWFGIPTGDTFDTLGQQLRDGWQLLRTAPAPAPATDGTMLLAVLVTSTVATVADWLAFRRHATLAAAAPALVLFVWSSTLGTSSHQMLTVAGFGAATGVFLVVQNIAVLDRRRSWFVSPQPSRGRWLVPAVLLGLVALIVGLVLAPAVPGAEHDPILDFANPGPHHNGGRSYSTRVPPLIDVGDKLRASDNVEVFTVRAAQPDYWRIAALDDFTSDQHGGQWTLSAEGRDEVSDGLPQHRPKGALHQEYDIAKLGERWLPAAYRPVATDTPSLVVVSSGTLVSDEDSVEGLHYSVDSDLAPRRSDVTPRQQTTTAQPVPVDLRKYTALPDNLPKPISELARQVVDDAGATTPYAQAEALRNFFWDNFTYDVTVNLGDDTNAISTFLRYRRGFCVQFASTYAVMARSLGIPARVAVGFTPGDFVNGAYQVRSHDAHAWPEIWLAGLGWTHLFDPTPPAGDTTVGGSRLPGEAAVTPVLPPGVTVTTLPPPNSTSPTNGGSNPDTSTPTTLAPAPPRVSTSEPHSGSNPWLVVLALLTAIVAAVALYIVVVITAKSRRRARRRAATEPAAAVRGAWEEALDSLHEAHVPRDPALTPLELARSAPRHGVTAATRPLRSLARSYTIARYGTSDPSTDDVDRAWASADELDRALDEGVTRWQRLRRRLDPSTLRTPAGRREERNVGEPGTPAHR encoded by the coding sequence ATGGCAACGCGCGCGCGCGTCGTCGCTCCGTTCGCCCTCGCCGCGCTGAGCACAGCGGCTGCGCTGTCGCTGAGCCGAGTGTTCGACTCGGGCCGGTTCGTCCTGCCCGTGCTCGGAGCGGCGCTCATCCCGCACGCCGTCGGCGCGCTCGCGCGACGGCTCCGATGGTCCACCGCGATCTGGCTCGTCCTCGTCGTCGTCGCGCTCGCCGGTTACATCGTGTGGGTGCTCGCGCCGTCGACGACATGGTTCGGGATCCCGACGGGTGACACATTCGACACCCTCGGGCAGCAGCTTCGTGACGGCTGGCAACTCCTGCGCACCGCGCCGGCGCCCGCGCCGGCCACCGACGGAACGATGTTGCTCGCAGTGCTCGTGACGTCGACCGTTGCGACCGTCGCCGACTGGCTGGCCTTCCGTCGCCATGCCACGCTCGCGGCGGCCGCTCCTGCACTCGTGCTCTTCGTGTGGTCGTCGACGCTCGGCACGTCGAGCCATCAGATGTTGACCGTCGCCGGCTTCGGGGCCGCGACCGGCGTCTTCCTCGTGGTGCAGAACATCGCAGTGCTCGACCGCCGCCGTAGCTGGTTCGTATCGCCCCAACCGTCACGGGGACGCTGGCTCGTGCCGGCGGTGCTCCTGGGGCTCGTCGCGCTCATCGTGGGACTCGTCCTCGCGCCCGCGGTGCCCGGCGCGGAGCACGACCCCATCCTCGACTTCGCCAACCCGGGCCCGCATCACAACGGTGGCCGCAGCTACAGCACCCGCGTGCCCCCGCTCATCGACGTCGGCGACAAGCTGCGAGCCAGCGACAACGTCGAGGTGTTCACCGTGCGCGCCGCGCAGCCCGACTACTGGCGGATCGCCGCGCTCGACGACTTCACCTCGGACCAGCACGGCGGGCAATGGACGCTCAGCGCCGAGGGAAGAGACGAGGTCAGCGACGGCCTCCCGCAGCACCGACCGAAAGGCGCTCTGCACCAGGAGTACGACATCGCGAAGCTGGGCGAACGTTGGCTTCCCGCCGCGTACCGGCCCGTCGCCACGGATACCCCGTCGCTCGTCGTCGTCTCGTCGGGCACGCTCGTTTCCGACGAGGACAGCGTGGAGGGCCTGCACTACAGCGTCGACTCCGATCTCGCGCCGCGACGCTCCGACGTGACCCCACGGCAACAGACGACCACCGCGCAGCCCGTCCCCGTGGACCTCCGGAAGTACACCGCGCTTCCCGACAACCTCCCCAAGCCCATCAGCGAGCTCGCACGGCAGGTCGTCGACGACGCCGGCGCCACCACTCCATACGCGCAAGCCGAAGCGCTCCGCAATTTCTTCTGGGACAACTTCACCTACGACGTCACGGTCAACCTGGGCGACGACACGAACGCGATCTCGACATTCCTCCGCTACCGGCGTGGCTTCTGCGTGCAGTTCGCGAGCACGTACGCGGTGATGGCACGCTCGCTCGGGATCCCTGCTCGCGTCGCGGTCGGGTTCACCCCGGGCGACTTCGTCAATGGCGCGTATCAGGTCCGTTCGCACGACGCACACGCGTGGCCCGAGATCTGGCTCGCCGGACTCGGCTGGACGCACCTGTTCGATCCCACACCGCCCGCCGGCGACACCACGGTGGGTGGGAGCAGGCTGCCGGGCGAAGCGGCCGTGACCCCCGTCTTACCCCCAGGGGTAACGGTGACCACACTCCCCCCGCCGAACAGCACCTCGCCGACGAACGGCGGGAGCAACCCCGACACCTCGACCCCGACCACGCTCGCTCCTGCTCCGCCACGCGTGTCGACGAGCGAGCCCCACAGCGGATCGAATCCATGGCTGGTCGTGCTCGCACTCCTCACCGCGATCGTTGCCGCGGTCGCGCTCTACATCGTCGTCGTGATCACCGCGAAGTCACGCCGGCGCGCCCGACGTCGGGCGGCGACCGAACCGGCGGCAGCGGTGCGAGGCGCCTGGGAGGAGGCGCTCGACAGCCTGCACGAGGCTCACGTGCCGCGCGATCCCGCGCTCACGCCACTCGAGCTCGCACGCAGCGCGCCTCGTCACGGCGTGACCGCCGCAACGCGGCCGCTGCGCAGCCTGGCGCGTTCGTACACCATCGCGCGCTACGGCACGAGTGATCCGTCAACCGACGACGTCGACCGCGCGTGGGCCTCGGCCGACGAGCTCGACCGTGCACTCGATGAGGGGGTGACGCGGTGGCAGCGGTTGCGACGCCGTCTCGATCCCTCGACGCTGCGAACACCGGCGGGCCGGCGTGAGGAGCGAAACGTCGGTGAGCCGGGTACCCCGGCGCACCGTTGA
- a CDS encoding MerR family transcriptional regulator, translating to MPERHSGFTAIQAARLTGCAPAQLEAWRRIGLVVPAVGEAAPYSFRDLVALRMVTSLLDEGVAMRRIRRAVSELVRAGEDIAALSLVSEGDTVLACRDDGQVLDALRRGQLVLFVSVDRMAHAVETEVRAFDAERNEFVAGLRGRNAHPAGNRFET from the coding sequence GTGCCTGAACGGCACAGTGGTTTCACCGCGATCCAGGCCGCGCGCCTTACTGGATGCGCGCCGGCGCAGCTCGAAGCATGGCGGCGCATCGGCCTCGTCGTTCCGGCGGTCGGTGAGGCCGCGCCGTACTCGTTCCGTGATCTCGTCGCGCTGCGCATGGTGACGTCACTGCTCGACGAGGGTGTCGCGATGCGGCGTATTCGGCGTGCGGTGAGCGAGCTCGTACGCGCGGGGGAAGACATTGCCGCGCTCTCGTTGGTGAGTGAGGGTGACACCGTGCTGGCGTGCCGTGACGACGGGCAGGTGCTGGACGCGCTCCGACGCGGGCAGCTCGTGCTCTTCGTATCGGTGGATCGCATGGCGCATGCGGTCGAAACCGAAGTACGGGCATTCGACGCCGAGCGCAACGAGTTCGTCGCTGGCCTGCGGGGGCGGAACGCGCACCCCGCGGGCAACCGATTCGAGACGTGA
- a CDS encoding DUF3040 domain-containing protein translates to MPLSEDEQRILNEIEENLSATDPKLVQQVSDTTLYRHAARVIKWSVGGFIAGLLLMIFTFTTTLILGIVGFVVMLGCALAIEHNVRKLGRAGFESLTSSMRNGTLKNMLGNAGTRWRERWGRDDPPS, encoded by the coding sequence ATGCCGCTCTCCGAAGACGAACAACGAATTCTCAACGAGATCGAGGAGAACCTCTCCGCGACCGATCCCAAGTTGGTCCAGCAGGTCTCCGACACCACGCTGTACCGGCACGCGGCACGGGTCATCAAGTGGTCGGTGGGGGGCTTCATCGCCGGGCTCCTGCTCATGATCTTCACGTTCACCACCACCCTGATCCTCGGCATCGTCGGGTTCGTGGTGATGCTCGGCTGTGCCCTCGCCATCGAGCACAACGTGCGCAAGCTCGGGCGCGCGGGCTTCGAGAGCCTCACCAGCTCGATGCGCAACGGCACCCTGAAGAACATGCTCGGGAACGCGGGCACCCGCTGGCGCGAGCGCTGGGGTCGCGACGACCCGCCGTCCTGA
- a CDS encoding DNA polymerase IV — protein sequence MPEREAGSVPEREAGSVPERQGGDPSILHVDLDAFYASVEQLEDPSLVGKPVIVGGLGPRGVVAAASYEARRFGVYSATPMARARRACPEGVFLAPRFDLYNEKSRGVMRILRSFTPLVEPIASDEAFLDVAGAARIHGSGRECAVTIRTRVRDETGLTASVGVARTKLLAKLASDLAKPDGLLVVEPGTELEFLHPLPVERLWGVGPATRKRLVAYGVTTVGELAALPEAALVSAVGGAHGRHLHALAWNRDDRPVEPTRAAKSVGHEQTFATDVTDRATLDREVGRLADGVGSRLRAAGRIGRRVQLKVRYASFRTITRSRTLAEPTDLAADIATVARALLHDVPDLTHGVRLLGVSMQQLSVPTPTQPDLFGPDLFAREAERSPTPPGSAGSAAASRREEWQALERTIDAVRARFGRDAVGRAFRSGTEPESGRVEHTPAVRENGDA from the coding sequence GTGCCCGAACGGGAAGCCGGCTCCGTGCCTGAACGGGAAGCCGGCTCCGTGCCCGAACGGCAAGGCGGCGATCCGAGCATCCTGCACGTGGACCTCGACGCGTTCTACGCGTCGGTGGAGCAGCTCGAGGACCCATCCCTCGTAGGGAAGCCCGTGATCGTCGGTGGTCTCGGCCCGCGCGGCGTGGTGGCCGCGGCCAGCTACGAGGCGCGCCGCTTCGGTGTGTACTCCGCGACGCCGATGGCGCGGGCGCGCCGCGCCTGTCCCGAGGGCGTGTTCCTCGCGCCGCGTTTCGACCTCTACAACGAGAAGAGTCGCGGCGTCATGCGGATCCTGCGCTCGTTCACGCCGCTCGTCGAGCCCATCGCGTCCGACGAGGCCTTCCTCGACGTCGCCGGTGCGGCGCGCATCCACGGTTCGGGCCGCGAGTGCGCCGTCACGATCCGCACCCGCGTGCGCGACGAGACCGGGCTCACGGCGTCGGTCGGGGTCGCGCGCACGAAGCTGCTCGCGAAGCTCGCCAGCGATCTCGCCAAGCCCGACGGGCTGCTCGTCGTCGAACCGGGAACCGAGCTCGAGTTCCTCCATCCACTTCCCGTCGAGCGACTCTGGGGCGTGGGCCCCGCGACCCGCAAACGTCTCGTGGCGTATGGGGTCACGACGGTCGGCGAGCTCGCCGCGTTGCCCGAGGCCGCGCTCGTCTCGGCGGTCGGCGGCGCGCATGGGCGGCACCTGCACGCCCTCGCCTGGAACCGCGACGACCGGCCGGTGGAGCCGACACGAGCCGCCAAGTCGGTCGGTCACGAGCAGACGTTCGCGACCGACGTCACCGACCGCGCGACGCTCGATCGTGAGGTCGGGCGACTCGCCGACGGTGTCGGGTCGCGGCTCCGTGCCGCGGGTCGGATCGGGCGTAGGGTCCAGCTCAAGGTTCGGTATGCGAGCTTCCGCACGATCACCCGTTCGCGCACACTTGCGGAGCCCACGGACCTCGCTGCCGACATCGCCACCGTGGCCCGTGCGCTTCTGCACGACGTGCCCGATCTCACGCATGGCGTTCGCCTGCTCGGTGTGTCGATGCAGCAGCTCTCGGTCCCCACGCCCACGCAGCCCGACCTGTTCGGGCCGGATCTCTTCGCACGGGAGGCGGAGAGATCTCCGACTCCACCGGGTTCGGCGGGGTCGGCGGCGGCGTCACGGCGAGAGGAATGGCAGGCCTTGGAGCGGACGATCGACGCCGTGCGGGCCCGGTTCGGCCGCGATGCGGTGGGGCGGGCTTTCCGCTCGGGCACGGAGCCGGAATCCGGTCGCGTTGAGCACACACCGGCCGTGCGCGAGAATGGGGATGCGTAG